A stretch of Ischnura elegans chromosome 4, ioIscEleg1.1, whole genome shotgun sequence DNA encodes these proteins:
- the LOC124157530 gene encoding ankyrin repeat domain-containing protein 49-like, translated as MSDEEENDSFPNEGARIPEESSNLSGMYVSGWDDDTVGIDEEPNPHENAKKEILWASEHGNLDLVKKLIQLEGSSLLKERDKDGYTPLHRACYNGHEDVVEYLLEKGADLKATTKDGWQPLHSACNWNFTHCASLLLDHGADVNAVTNGGLTPLHLASSSSNARDTLILLLLNPNLDPSILNNSGETASQVARRSGPNHSLFECADPCITMI; from the exons ATGTCGGACGAGGAGGAAAATGATTCTTTTCCTAATGAAGGTGCCAGGATTCCTGAGGAATCCTCAAATTTATCTGGAATGTACGTGAGTGGATGGGACGATGACACAGTGGGAATTGATGAAGAGCCTAATCCACACG AAAATGCAAAGAAGGAAATACTGTGGGCATCGGAGCACGGAAATTTGGACCTTGTTAAAAAGTTAATACAGCTGGAGGGTTCATCTTTACTCAAAGAGCGTGATAAGGATGGCTACACACCGTTACACCGCGCCTGCTACAACGGCCATGAAGATGTAGTTGAG TACCTGCTAGAAAAAGGAGCTGATCTCAAAGCCACTACCAAGGATGGATGGCAGCCCCTACACTCAGCATGCAACTGGAATTTTACCCACTGCGCATCTTTGCTGCTGGATCATGGAGCAGATGTAAATGCTGTCACCAATGGTG GTCTTACTCCTTTACATTTGGCCTCATCAAGCAGCAATGCAAGAGATACACTaatattacttttattgaatCCTAATCTGGACCCATCTATTCTTAATAACAGTGGAGAAACAGCCTCTCAAGTTGCTCGTCGCAGTGGACCAAACCATTCACTTTTTGAGTGTGCTGACCCATGTATCACAATGATTTGA
- the LOC124157531 gene encoding 60S ribosomal protein L22-like isoform X2 produces MPPLAAKKPIPKKNAKVHIRGKGQKKKKVQHKFTVDCSHPVEDNIMEVSNFEKYLQERIKVNGKTGNLGNSVTLERNKSKVTVNADIPFSKRYLKYLTKKYLKKNNLRDWLRVVASGEHTYELRYFQINNQEDEEEDSD; encoded by the exons ATGCCTCCt TTAGCGGCTAAGAAGCCTATCCCGAAGAAGAATGCTAAAGTTCACATTCGAGGGAAGGGCCAAAAGAAGAAGAAGGTCCAGCACAAGTTCACTGTAGATTGCAGTCATCCAGTGGAGGACAATATTATGGAAGTTTCtaatttt GAGAAATATCTTCAAGAGAGGATAAAGGTCAATGGTAAAACTGGAAATCTTGGGAATTCAGTGACGTTGGAACGGAATAAGAGCAAGGTTACAGTCAATGCTGATATTCCATTCTCCAAGAG GTACCTTAAATACCTGACTAAGAAGTACCTGAAGAAGAACAATCTCAGGGATTGGCTGCGAGTTGTTGCCAGTGGCGAACATACATACGAGCTGAGATACTTCCAG ATCAACAACCAGGAAGACGAAGAGGAAGACAGTGATTGA
- the LOC124157531 gene encoding 60S ribosomal protein L22-like isoform X1 has protein sequence MPPQLAAKKPIPKKNAKVHIRGKGQKKKKVQHKFTVDCSHPVEDNIMEVSNFEKYLQERIKVNGKTGNLGNSVTLERNKSKVTVNADIPFSKRYLKYLTKKYLKKNNLRDWLRVVASGEHTYELRYFQINNQEDEEEDSD, from the exons ATGCCTCCt CAGTTAGCGGCTAAGAAGCCTATCCCGAAGAAGAATGCTAAAGTTCACATTCGAGGGAAGGGCCAAAAGAAGAAGAAGGTCCAGCACAAGTTCACTGTAGATTGCAGTCATCCAGTGGAGGACAATATTATGGAAGTTTCtaatttt GAGAAATATCTTCAAGAGAGGATAAAGGTCAATGGTAAAACTGGAAATCTTGGGAATTCAGTGACGTTGGAACGGAATAAGAGCAAGGTTACAGTCAATGCTGATATTCCATTCTCCAAGAG GTACCTTAAATACCTGACTAAGAAGTACCTGAAGAAGAACAATCTCAGGGATTGGCTGCGAGTTGTTGCCAGTGGCGAACATACATACGAGCTGAGATACTTCCAG ATCAACAACCAGGAAGACGAAGAGGAAGACAGTGATTGA